A genomic stretch from Telopea speciosissima isolate NSW1024214 ecotype Mountain lineage chromosome 7, Tspe_v1, whole genome shotgun sequence includes:
- the LOC122668397 gene encoding endochitinase EP3-like, with product MVALTIKKSLIAITLAGILARLMISESVVMAQNCGCASDLCCSKFGYCGTGNDYCGTGCQAGPCDGSSSTSNGVVVGDTVTQEFFDGIINQSAASCAGKSFYTRDAFLQALDSYTSFGTTGTTDDSKREIAAFFAHVTLETGNLCYIEEVGGASRNYCDETNTQYPCAAGKGYYGRGPLQLTWNYNYGVAGNSIGFDGLNSPETVANDVVISFKTALWFWMNDCHSIITSGQGFGATIKAINGPIECNGGNTAAVQARVQYYKEYCNQFGVSPGENLTCNPVSYSRPCINTAISILVR from the exons ATGGTAGCCCTTACAATTAAGAAAAGCCTAATAGCCATCACTTTGGCCGGAATTTTAGCCCGGCTGATGATATCAGAATCTGTAGTAATGGCTCAGAATTGTGGCTGTGCATCAGACCTTTGCTGTAGCAAGTTTGGGTATTGCGGAACTGGCAACGATTACTGCGGCACTGGATGCCAAGCGGGGCCTTGCGATGGATCGTCATCGACGTCTAACGGTGTCGTGGTGGGTGATACAGTTACACAAGAATTCTTCGATGGGATAATCAATCAATCTGCCGCAAGCTGTGCCGGCAAGAGCTTCTATACCCGTGATGCATTTCTTCAAGCACTTGATTCGTATACTAGTTTTGGCACCACCGGAACAACTGATGACTCTAAACGTGAGATTGCTGCCTTTTTTGCCCATGTAACACTTGAGACTGGAA ACTTGTGTTACATAGAAGAAGTTGGTGGTGCTTCTAGGAATTACTGCGATGAAACAAACACACAGTACCCGTGCGCCGCCGGCAAGGGGTATTACGGCCGTGGACCGCTACAGCTAACATGGAATTATAATTACGGAGTTGCAGGAAACAGTATAGGATTTGATGGACTAAATTCACCTGAAACTGTGGCCAACGATGTTGTGATTTCGTTCAAGACAGCATTGTGGTTCTGGATGAACGATTGTCACTCAATCATAACCTCTGGGCAAGGGTTTGGAGCGACGATCAAAGCCATCAATGGACCAATTGAATGCAACGGTGGAAACACAGCAGCTGTACAAGCTCGTGTTCAGTATTATAAGGAATATTGTAACCAATTTGGTGTGTCACCTGGCGAAAACCTCACTTGCAATCCCGTATCATATTCACGTCCTTGTATAAACACGGCAATTTCTATCCTTGTACGCTGA
- the LOC122667860 gene encoding endochitinase EP3-like isoform X2, with translation MGSPKILLAITLAGILAGLMMPESIVMVNGVVVGDIVTQDFFNGIINQADSSCAGKSFYTRDAFLEATNSYTSFGTTGTTDDSKREIAAFFAHVTHETGHFCYIEEIDGASKNYCQESTQYPCTSGKGYYGCGPLQLSWNYNYGAAGNSIGFDGLNSPETVANDVAISFKTGLWFWMNGCHSIITSGQGFGATIKSINSRECNGGDTAAVQARVQYYQDYCNQFSVSPGDNLTC, from the exons ATGGGTTCCCCGAAAATCCTATTAGCCATCACTCTGGCCGGAATTTTAGCCGGGCTGATGATGCCAGAATCCATAGTAATGGTTAACGGTGTTGTGGTGGGTGATATAGTTACACAAGATTTCTTCAATGGGATAATCAATCAAGCTGACTCAAGCTGTGCCGGCAAGAGCTTCTATACTCGTGATGCATTCCTCGAAGCAACTAATTCCTACACTAGCTTCGGCACCACCGGAACAACTGATGACTCTAAACGTGAAATTGCTGCCTTTTTCGCCCATGTAACTCATGAGACTGGAC ACTTTTGTTACATAGAAGAGATAGATGGTGCTTCTAAGAATTACTGCCAAGAATCAACACAGTACCCGTGCACGTCCGGCAAGGGTTACTACGGTTGTGGACCGCTACAACTATCGTGGAACTATAATTATGGAGCTGCAGGAAACAGTATAGGATTTGATGGACTGAATTCACCTGAAACTGTGGCCAACGATGTTGCGATTTCGTTCAAGACAGGATTGTGGTTCTGGATGAACGGTTGTCACTCAATCATAACTTCTGGACAAGGGTTTGGAGCTACGATTAAATCCATTAATAGTAGGGAATGCAATGGTGGAGACACAGCAGCTGTGCAAGCTCGTGTTCAATATTATCAGGACTATTGTAACCAATTTAGTGTTTCTCCTGGTGATAACCTCACTTGTTAA
- the LOC122667860 gene encoding endochitinase EP3-like isoform X1 codes for MSTPKMAALTITKILLAITLAGILAGLMMPESIVMVNGVVVGDIVTQDFFNGIINQADSSCAGKSFYTRDAFLEATNSYTSFGTTGTTDDSKREIAAFFAHVTHETGHFCYIEEIDGASKNYCQESTQYPCTSGKGYYGCGPLQLSWNYNYGAAGNSIGFDGLNSPETVANDVAISFKTGLWFWMNGCHSIITSGQGFGATIKSINSRECNGGDTAAVQARVQYYQDYCNQFSVSPGDNLTC; via the exons CGAAAATCCTATTAGCCATCACTCTGGCCGGAATTTTAGCCGGGCTGATGATGCCAGAATCCATAGTAATGGTTAACGGTGTTGTGGTGGGTGATATAGTTACACAAGATTTCTTCAATGGGATAATCAATCAAGCTGACTCAAGCTGTGCCGGCAAGAGCTTCTATACTCGTGATGCATTCCTCGAAGCAACTAATTCCTACACTAGCTTCGGCACCACCGGAACAACTGATGACTCTAAACGTGAAATTGCTGCCTTTTTCGCCCATGTAACTCATGAGACTGGAC ACTTTTGTTACATAGAAGAGATAGATGGTGCTTCTAAGAATTACTGCCAAGAATCAACACAGTACCCGTGCACGTCCGGCAAGGGTTACTACGGTTGTGGACCGCTACAACTATCGTGGAACTATAATTATGGAGCTGCAGGAAACAGTATAGGATTTGATGGACTGAATTCACCTGAAACTGTGGCCAACGATGTTGCGATTTCGTTCAAGACAGGATTGTGGTTCTGGATGAACGGTTGTCACTCAATCATAACTTCTGGACAAGGGTTTGGAGCTACGATTAAATCCATTAATAGTAGGGAATGCAATGGTGGAGACACAGCAGCTGTGCAAGCTCGTGTTCAATATTATCAGGACTATTGTAACCAATTTAGTGTTTCTCCTGGTGATAACCTCACTTGTTAA